One Longimicrobium sp. DNA window includes the following coding sequences:
- a CDS encoding DUF433 domain-containing protein codes for MPSPEFRPIALPDGTVFHRDPEIHSGTPVFVGTRVPVQTFVEYLEGGYDVDEFLDHFPSVRREQVIGFLEMAAQAALARVA; via the coding sequence ATGCCTAGCCCCGAATTCCGCCCCATCGCGCTTCCGGATGGCACCGTGTTCCATCGGGATCCAGAAATCCATAGTGGAACCCCGGTGTTCGTGGGGACGCGCGTACCCGTGCAGACGTTTGTCGAATACCTGGAGGGGGGGTACGACGTCGACGAGTTCCTGGACCACTTCCCGAGCGTGCGACGCGAGCAGGTCATCGGATTTCTGGAGATGGCCGCCCAAGCGGCTCTCGCGAGAGTAGCGTGA
- a CDS encoding DUF5615 family PIN-like protein, whose protein sequence is MRRVLFDEDVPRPLRRDLAGFEIHTVVEAGWSGIKNGELLRRAEVAFDVFLTADRNLRFQQNIAKLKIGVVVLATGSTKLRDLQPFVSDISAALSAVAPGEVLIVPQAPDAG, encoded by the coding sequence GTGAGGCGCGTTCTATTCGATGAGGATGTTCCGCGTCCCCTTCGGCGAGATCTCGCGGGGTTCGAAATCCACACGGTGGTGGAGGCCGGCTGGTCGGGCATCAAGAATGGCGAACTGCTCCGTCGTGCAGAGGTCGCTTTCGACGTTTTCCTAACCGCTGATCGGAATCTCCGCTTCCAGCAGAACATCGCAAAGCTCAAGATAGGTGTCGTCGTCCTCGCTACAGGGAGCACCAAGCTCCGCGACTTGCAACCGTTTGTCTCGGACATCTCTGCGGCCCTGAGCGCCGTAGCGCCGGGTGAAGTGCTCATCGTGCCTCAAGCGCCGGATGCTGGCTGA